In Mustela nigripes isolate SB6536 chromosome 10, MUSNIG.SB6536, whole genome shotgun sequence, one DNA window encodes the following:
- the C10H1orf202 gene encoding uncharacterized protein C1orf202 homolog yields MADVRPGGARRGGAQHGLAEGAARLKRGDAGDGGAGCWCWRRLLRRGAARGGRRKKAKRARGRAAPERGLWAHPRLQRLMQRLAAWRRRYLRRGERPERLEEIPLLVLERAPGGD; encoded by the coding sequence ATGGCGGACGTGCGGCCCGGCGGGGCCCGGCGCGGGGGCGCGCAGCACGGGCTGGCGGAGGGGGCGGCGCGCCTGAAGCGCGGGGACGCGGGCGACGGCGGCGCGGGCTGCTGGTGCTGGCGGCGGCTGTTGCGGCGGGGCGCGGCGCGCGGCGGGCGCAGGAAGAAGGCCAAGCGCGCGCGGGGCCGGGCGGCTCCGGAGCGCGGCCTGTGGGCGCACCCGCGCCTGCAGAGGCTGATGCAGCGGCTGGCGGCGTGGAGGAGGCGCTACCTGCGGCGCGGCGAGCGGCCCGAGCGGCTGGAGGAGATCCCGCTGCTGGTGCTGGAGCGCGCGCCGGGCGGCGACTAG